One window of Globicephala melas chromosome 5, mGloMel1.2, whole genome shotgun sequence genomic DNA carries:
- the RPS3A gene encoding small ribosomal subunit protein eS1 isoform X1: protein MAVGKNKRLTKGGKKGAKKKVVDPFSKKDWYDVKAPAMFNIRNIGKTLVTRTQGTKIASDGLKGRVFEVSLADLQNDEVAFRKFKLITEDVQGKNCLTNFHGMDLTRDKMCSMVKKWQTMIEAHVDVKTTDGYLLRLFCVGFTKKRNNQIRKTSYAQHQQVRQIRKKMMEIMTREVQTNDLKEVVNKLIPDSIGKDIEKACQSIYPLHDVFVRKVKMLKKPKFELGKLMELHGEGSSSGKATGDETGAKVERADGYEPPVQESV from the exons ATGGCGGTCGGAAAGAACAAGCGCCTTACGAAAGGCGGTAAAAAGGGAGCCAAGAAGAAAGT GGTTGACCCATTTTCTAAGAAAGATTGGTATGATGTGAAAGCACCAGCTATGTTCAATATAAGAAATATTGGGAAAACACTAGTCACGAGAACTCAAGGAACCA AAATCGCGTCTGATGGCCTCAAGGGTCGTGTGTTTGAAGTGAGCCTTGCTGATCTGCAGAATGATGAAGttgcatttagaaaattcaagcTTATTACTGAGGATGTTCAGGGCAAAAACTGCCTGACTAATTTCCATGGCATGGATCTTACCCGTGACAAAATGTGCTCCATGGTCAAAAAATGGCAG ACCATGATTGAAGCTCATGTTGATGTCAAGACTACCGATGGTTATTTGCTTCGTCTCTTCTGTGTGGGTTTTACTAAAAAACGCAACAATCAGATTCGGAAGACCTCTTATGCCCAGCACCAGCAGGTCCGCCAGATCCGCAAGAAGATGATGGAAATCATGACCCGAGAGGTGCAGACAAATGACTTGAAAGAGGTGGTCAATAAATT GATTCCAGACAGCATTGGAAAAGACATAGAAAAGGCCTGCCAATCTATTTATCCACTCCATGATGTCTttgttagaaaagtaaaaatgctgAAGAAGCCCAAGTTTGAAT tGGGAAAACTCATGGAGCTACATGGTGAAGGTAGTAGTTCTGGAAAAGCTACTGGGGACGAGACAGGTGCTAAAGTTGAACGAGCTGATGGATATGAGCCACCAGTCCAGGAATCTGTTTAA
- the RPS3A gene encoding small ribosomal subunit protein eS1 isoform X2 has protein sequence MAVGKNKRLTKGGKKGAKKKVVDPFSKKDWYDVKAPAMFNIRNIGKTLVTRTQGTKIASDGLKGRVFEVSLADLQNDEVAFRKFKLITEDVQGKNCLTNFHGMDLTRDKMCSMVKKWQVRILAHGASLVEQ, from the exons ATGGCGGTCGGAAAGAACAAGCGCCTTACGAAAGGCGGTAAAAAGGGAGCCAAGAAGAAAGT GGTTGACCCATTTTCTAAGAAAGATTGGTATGATGTGAAAGCACCAGCTATGTTCAATATAAGAAATATTGGGAAAACACTAGTCACGAGAACTCAAGGAACCA AAATCGCGTCTGATGGCCTCAAGGGTCGTGTGTTTGAAGTGAGCCTTGCTGATCTGCAGAATGATGAAGttgcatttagaaaattcaagcTTATTACTGAGGATGTTCAGGGCAAAAACTGCCTGACTAATTTCCATGGCATGGATCTTACCCGTGACAAAATGTGCTCCATGGTCAAAAAATGGCAG GTAAGAATATTAGCtcatggagcttccctggtggagcagtag